Proteins from a genomic interval of Hydrogenophaga sp. PAMC20947:
- the can gene encoding carbonate dehydratase, whose protein sequence is MSSKLQDLFEHNREWAAAMVREKPTFFTDLIAQQSPQYMWIGCSDSRVPANQITGLAPGEVFVHRNVANVVVPTDLNCLSTIQFAVDQLKVKHLMVVGHYECGGVKAALKDTRVGLADNWLRHIKDVRDEHAALIAATPEADRVDVLCELNAIEQVMNVAQTTVVQDAWGRGQSLTLHAWVYALSDGLLRDMLMTVDANNGLDAVYRAAIAGVAAKRRSDS, encoded by the coding sequence ATGTCCTCCAAGCTTCAAGACCTGTTTGAACACAACCGCGAATGGGCTGCGGCCATGGTGCGGGAGAAGCCCACGTTTTTCACCGACCTGATCGCGCAGCAAAGCCCGCAGTACATGTGGATCGGCTGCTCCGACAGCCGGGTGCCCGCCAACCAGATCACGGGTCTGGCGCCGGGCGAGGTGTTTGTGCACCGCAACGTGGCCAACGTGGTGGTGCCCACCGACCTCAACTGTCTATCGACCATTCAGTTTGCCGTTGACCAGCTCAAGGTGAAACATCTGATGGTGGTGGGGCACTACGAGTGCGGTGGCGTGAAGGCTGCGCTCAAGGACACGCGGGTGGGCCTGGCCGACAACTGGCTGCGCCATATCAAAGATGTGCGCGACGAACACGCGGCCCTGATCGCGGCCACGCCAGAGGCCGATCGTGTGGATGTCCTGTGTGAGCTCAACGCCATCGAACAGGTGATGAACGTGGCGCAGACCACGGTGGTGCAAGACGCGTGGGGACGGGGGCAGTCTCTGACCTTGCATGCCTGGGTCTACGCCTTGAGCGACGGTTTGCTGCGGGACATGCTGATGACCGTCGACGCCAACAACGGCCTGGATGCGGTGTACCGGGCTGCGATAGCCGGTGTGGCCGCCAAGCGGCGCAGCGACAGCTGA
- a CDS encoding isovaleryl-CoA dehydrogenase, with amino-acid sequence MNNLPGLNFQLGEDVDALRDAVRDFAQAEIAPRAAEIDRNDQFPMDAWRKMGDLGVLGITVSEEYGGAGMGYLAHMVAMEEISRASASVGLSYGAHSNLCVNQINRNGTDAQKARYLPKLISGEHVGALAMSEPGAGSDVISMKLKAEDKGGVYLLNGSKMWITNGPDADTMVVYAKTEPELGARGVTAFIVEKGMKGFSTAQKLDKLGMRGSHTGEMVFQDVEVPAENILGGLNMGAKVLMSGLDYERAVLTGGPLGIMQAVMDNVVPYIHDRKQFGQSIGEFQLIQGKVADMYTVLQAGRSFAYTVAKNLDLLGTEHVRQVRKDCASVILWTAEKATWMAGEGVQIFGGNGYINEYPLGRLWRDAKLYEIGAGTSEIRRMLIGRELFAETC; translated from the coding sequence ATGAACAATTTGCCCGGCCTCAATTTCCAGCTCGGTGAAGACGTCGATGCCCTGCGCGACGCGGTGCGCGATTTTGCGCAGGCCGAGATCGCGCCCCGCGCGGCCGAGATCGACAGGAACGACCAGTTCCCGATGGATGCCTGGCGCAAGATGGGCGATCTGGGCGTGCTCGGTATCACGGTTTCTGAAGAGTACGGTGGCGCCGGCATGGGCTATCTGGCTCATATGGTGGCCATGGAAGAGATCAGCCGCGCCAGCGCTTCGGTGGGCCTGAGCTACGGCGCGCACAGCAACCTCTGTGTCAACCAGATCAACCGCAACGGCACCGATGCCCAGAAAGCCAGATACCTGCCCAAGCTGATCAGCGGCGAGCACGTGGGCGCGCTGGCCATGAGCGAGCCAGGCGCAGGGTCTGATGTGATCAGCATGAAGCTGAAGGCCGAAGACAAGGGCGGGGTCTACCTGCTCAACGGCAGCAAGATGTGGATCACCAACGGCCCCGATGCCGACACCATGGTGGTGTATGCCAAGACCGAGCCTGAGCTGGGCGCTCGCGGTGTCACGGCGTTCATTGTTGAAAAAGGCATGAAAGGTTTTTCCACGGCGCAGAAGCTCGACAAGCTCGGCATGCGCGGCAGCCACACCGGTGAGATGGTGTTCCAGGATGTCGAAGTGCCAGCGGAGAACATTCTGGGCGGCCTGAACATGGGCGCCAAGGTGTTGATGAGCGGGCTGGACTACGAGCGCGCCGTGTTGACCGGCGGTCCCTTGGGCATCATGCAGGCGGTGATGGACAACGTGGTGCCCTACATCCACGACCGCAAGCAGTTTGGTCAGAGCATCGGCGAATTCCAGCTGATTCAGGGCAAAGTGGCCGACATGTACACCGTGCTGCAGGCCGGTCGCTCATTCGCTTACACCGTGGCCAAGAACCTCGATCTGCTGGGCACCGAGCACGTGCGCCAAGTGCGCAAAGACTGCGCCTCGGTCATTCTGTGGACGGCCGAAAAGGCCACCTGGATGGCGGGCGAGGGCGTGCAGATTTTCGGCGGCAATGGCTACATCAACGAATACCCGCTGGGCCGCCTCTGGCGCGATGCCAAACTGTACGAAATTGGCGCAGGCACCAGCGAAATCCGCCGCATGCTGATCGGTCGTGAGCTCTTTGCCGAGACCTGCTGA
- a CDS encoding PaaI family thioesterase has product MSEPTTTNDALRERVQASLDRQGMMKHLGVRLLHVSPGSVTLALPYSDRVSQQQGGFHGGAMGALADIAGGYAALTVAPDGMEVTTVEYKINFLAAFGAGELEATGRVSKAGKRIIVAAAEVVHVAPDGKRSDCAVMQQTLVPVPKTY; this is encoded by the coding sequence ATGAGTGAACCGACCACCACCAACGACGCTTTGCGCGAACGCGTGCAGGCCAGCCTGGACCGCCAGGGGATGATGAAACATCTGGGTGTGCGCTTGTTGCACGTCTCGCCCGGGAGCGTCACACTGGCATTGCCGTATTCCGACCGCGTGAGTCAGCAGCAGGGCGGGTTTCATGGCGGCGCCATGGGTGCGTTGGCCGATATTGCGGGCGGGTACGCCGCTTTGACCGTGGCACCCGATGGCATGGAAGTCACCACGGTGGAATACAAGATCAACTTTCTCGCGGCCTTTGGAGCCGGCGAGCTGGAGGCCACAGGCCGCGTGAGCAAGGCGGGCAAACGCATCATCGTGGCCGCGGCCGAGGTGGTGCATGTGGCCCCCGACGGCAAACGCTCGGATTGCGCGGTGATGCAGCAGACGCTGGTGCCCGTGCCCAAGACCTATTGA
- a CDS encoding YigZ family protein produces the protein MPFSLPAPVHSELTLKKSRFIGCVEPCVGREEALARVAALRAEHPSATHVCWALMAGGHSAANDDGEPGGTAGRPMLEVLRHQDLEGVLATVVRYYGGIQLGAGGLVRAYTDSVAQALLTAEKVPVIRLTTLRCMVPYALEGWLRRELDAHGAHLLDAQHGEGVEVTLSLPEANATELTSRINDASQGQVVWRKTDQGPETG, from the coding sequence ATGCCCTTCTCCCTGCCCGCCCCGGTTCACAGCGAACTGACCCTCAAGAAAAGCCGCTTCATCGGCTGTGTGGAGCCCTGTGTGGGCCGCGAAGAGGCCCTCGCCCGCGTGGCCGCATTGCGCGCCGAACACCCCTCCGCCACCCACGTTTGCTGGGCGCTGATGGCGGGCGGGCACTCAGCGGCCAACGACGATGGCGAACCGGGCGGCACGGCGGGCCGACCGATGCTGGAGGTGTTGCGGCACCAGGATCTGGAAGGCGTGCTCGCCACGGTGGTGCGCTACTACGGCGGCATCCAACTCGGCGCGGGTGGCTTGGTGCGCGCCTACACCGACAGCGTGGCACAGGCCCTGCTCACGGCCGAGAAGGTGCCCGTGATTCGACTCACCACCTTGCGTTGCATGGTGCCCTATGCGCTGGAGGGCTGGTTGCGCAGGGAGCTGGACGCGCACGGCGCCCACTTGCTGGACGCACAACACGGCGAAGGCGTTGAGGTGACGCTGAGCCTGCCCGAAGCCAATGCCACTGAACTGACATCACGCATCAACGACGCGAGCCAGGGCCAGGTGGTCTGGCGCAAGACCGACCAGGGCCCTGAGACCGGCTGA
- a CDS encoding DUF1304 domain-containing protein, producing the protein MLLAANLVVALLALIHFYILVLEMFMWDKPAGLRAFGLTQELATATKVLGANQGLYNGFLAAGMLWGLWLGVEGFGVKVFFLLCVWVAGIYGGATAARKILYVQTVPATLGLVLLFLSRAG; encoded by the coding sequence ATGCTTTTGGCCGCCAACCTCGTTGTTGCACTGCTCGCCCTCATCCACTTCTACATCCTGGTGCTGGAGATGTTCATGTGGGACAAGCCCGCTGGCTTGCGCGCCTTTGGCCTGACGCAAGAGCTGGCCACCGCCACCAAGGTGCTGGGCGCCAACCAGGGGCTGTACAACGGCTTCCTGGCGGCGGGCATGCTGTGGGGCTTGTGGTTGGGCGTCGAAGGTTTTGGGGTGAAAGTGTTCTTCCTTTTGTGCGTCTGGGTGGCGGGCATTTACGGTGGGGCCACAGCGGCGCGCAAGATCCTGTATGTACAAACCGTGCCGGCGACTCTCGGCCTGGTTTTGCTGTTCTTGTCCAGAGCTGGTTGA
- a CDS encoding MerR family DNA-binding transcriptional regulator yields the protein MATNPTYTISDLAREFDLTTRAIRFYEDMGLLQPQRAGPGGRNRVYSARDRTRLKLTLRAKRLGLSLTEAKDIIEMYDSPRDTGPQLRKFLTVLADHQRQLEEQMADLVANLDEVKVHEKEARALLAKAEKAGPGAAP from the coding sequence ATGGCCACCAACCCGACCTACACCATCAGCGATCTCGCGCGCGAGTTTGATCTCACGACGCGGGCCATTCGCTTCTACGAAGACATGGGTCTGCTGCAGCCTCAGCGTGCCGGCCCGGGCGGGCGAAACCGTGTCTACAGCGCGCGCGATCGCACCCGCTTGAAGCTCACGCTGCGGGCCAAGCGCCTGGGCCTGTCGCTCACCGAAGCCAAAGACATCATCGAGATGTACGACAGTCCGCGCGACACCGGTCCGCAGTTGCGCAAGTTCCTCACCGTGCTGGCCGATCACCAGCGCCAGCTCGAAGAACAGATGGCCGACCTCGTGGCCAATCTGGATGAGGTGAAGGTGCACGAGAAAGAAGCGCGGGCGCTGCTGGCCAAGGCCGAAAAAGCCGGCCCTGGCGCTGCGCCCTAA
- a CDS encoding MBL fold metallo-hydrolase, protein MTAPSKNQLEERLHYPLGATLPEPGHALEVAPGVKWIRMALPFALDHINLWLLRDTIDGVEGWTAVDCCIDRPESRAQWEQVFENALEDMPILRVIVTHMHPDHIGLAHWLCERWTCRLWMSATDYNAARIGTYSTNSFGGEAHARFFASHGMCDADSLDQIKKRSSYYPNLVPAVPSQYHRIRDGQTVEIGGHDWQCISGYGHAPEHIALYCSPLGVLISGDMVLPRISTNVSVYDQEPEADSLTHFLDSLDKYLPLPEATLVLPSHGKPFTGLHERVQQLKDHHRDRLQEVIDACSARPCSAMDIIPVMFTRALDLHQMTFAMGEAVAHLHRLWYTGELRRTLGEDGIYRFGAAA, encoded by the coding sequence ATGACCGCACCCAGCAAAAACCAGCTCGAAGAACGGTTGCATTACCCCTTGGGGGCCACCCTGCCCGAGCCTGGCCATGCGCTGGAGGTGGCGCCCGGGGTGAAATGGATTCGCATGGCCCTGCCCTTTGCGCTGGACCACATCAACCTCTGGTTGCTGCGCGACACGATCGACGGCGTCGAAGGCTGGACCGCGGTGGACTGCTGCATCGACCGCCCCGAGTCGCGCGCGCAGTGGGAGCAGGTCTTCGAGAACGCACTGGAAGACATGCCCATCTTGCGCGTGATCGTGACGCACATGCACCCCGACCACATCGGGCTGGCGCACTGGTTGTGTGAACGTTGGACCTGCCGCCTATGGATGAGCGCCACCGACTACAACGCTGCGCGCATCGGCACTTACAGCACCAACAGTTTTGGCGGCGAGGCCCACGCCCGCTTTTTCGCGTCACACGGTATGTGCGATGCCGACAGCCTGGACCAGATCAAAAAGCGTTCCAGCTACTACCCCAACCTGGTGCCCGCAGTCCCGTCTCAATACCACCGGATCAGAGATGGTCAGACCGTCGAAATCGGTGGCCACGACTGGCAGTGCATCAGTGGCTACGGCCACGCGCCCGAACACATCGCGCTTTACTGCAGCCCACTGGGCGTGCTCATCAGCGGCGACATGGTCTTGCCCCGGATTTCCACCAATGTGAGCGTGTACGACCAGGAGCCCGAAGCCGACTCACTCACCCACTTTCTGGACTCCCTGGACAAGTACCTGCCTCTGCCCGAAGCCACGCTGGTGCTACCGTCCCATGGCAAGCCCTTCACGGGTCTGCACGAGCGCGTCCAGCAGCTCAAAGACCACCACCGCGACCGACTGCAGGAAGTGATCGATGCCTGTAGCGCTCGTCCCTGCAGTGCAATGGACATCATCCCCGTGATGTTCACCCGCGCACTCGACTTGCACCAGATGACCTTTGCCATGGGTGAAGCTGTGGCCCACCTGCACCGCCTCTGGTACACCGGCGAGCTGCGGCGCACCTTGGGCGAAGACGGCATCTACCGCTTCGGCGCAGCGGCCTGA
- a CDS encoding SprT family zinc-dependent metalloprotease, whose translation MKQLLQIAFDFLGGPDAAVPERLPLPASAPDPRAEPRDLHAPPALPLSDVFQPATWHHPRANRKVRLGDSEVAYEFKRGKRRTIGLSVGADGLTVSAPRWTPLGEVDALLRDKSGWVLEKLHKAQQRASDLAQARTVWADGVEFDYLGQRVRLQLDPAHRFAEVGAELKAPAEAGDLAVLYLGLAGNASEVQVRDAAQAWLMRQAKRVFAERLDHFAPQLGVEYGRLRLSSAGTRWGSASVDGTIRLNWRLIHLKLDMLDYVVVHELSHLHHMDHSPQFWDVVARVMPDHVQRRRALKEAAVPLGK comes from the coding sequence ATGAAGCAGTTGTTGCAGATAGCATTCGATTTTTTGGGCGGGCCTGATGCGGCCGTGCCTGAGCGCTTGCCTTTGCCCGCTTCTGCGCCTGACCCGAGGGCCGAGCCCAGAGACCTCCATGCGCCGCCTGCGCTGCCGCTGTCGGATGTGTTTCAGCCCGCCACCTGGCACCACCCCCGCGCCAACCGCAAGGTGCGACTGGGCGACAGCGAAGTGGCTTACGAATTCAAGCGGGGCAAGCGCCGCACCATCGGTTTGTCGGTCGGTGCCGATGGCCTGACGGTCAGCGCACCACGCTGGACGCCGCTGGGCGAGGTGGATGCCTTGCTGCGGGACAAGTCAGGCTGGGTGCTGGAGAAGCTGCACAAAGCCCAGCAGCGCGCCAGTGACCTGGCGCAGGCCCGCACCGTGTGGGCCGATGGCGTTGAGTTTGACTACCTGGGGCAGCGCGTGCGCTTGCAGCTGGACCCTGCGCACCGGTTCGCAGAGGTGGGTGCCGAGCTGAAAGCGCCGGCCGAGGCGGGTGATCTCGCGGTGCTGTACCTGGGGCTGGCGGGCAATGCATCTGAAGTCCAGGTGCGCGATGCAGCACAGGCCTGGCTCATGCGCCAGGCCAAGCGGGTGTTTGCCGAACGGCTCGACCACTTCGCGCCGCAGCTCGGGGTTGAGTACGGCCGGCTGCGGCTTTCCAGCGCGGGCACACGTTGGGGCAGTGCCAGCGTCGATGGCACGATCCGGCTCAACTGGCGCCTGATCCACTTGAAGCTGGACATGCTGGACTATGTGGTGGTGCACGAACTCAGCCACCTGCACCACATGGACCACAGCCCCCAGTTCTGGGACGTGGTGGCGCGGGTCATGCCCGACCATGTGCAGCGCCGACGCGCGCTCAAGGAAGCCGCCGTTCCGCTGGGCAAGTGA
- a CDS encoding lysophospholipid acyltransferase family protein — protein MYIVNLLRAVLHLLFMAITVIPWATAVVVAAPFMNSTKVYWMCARWLKLAVDGGTVILGIKNKVIGFENLPTDAKAPAVLLVKHQSLWETFCMAALMPHPLAFVFKKELLKVPFFGWAMARMDMIHIDRADGARAFVKVVQQGQRLLDQGTWVIMFPEGTRIDRGQKGNYKSGGTRLAIRTGAPVIPIAVTSAKCWPRKAFVKKPGVVEFSIGKPIPSAGREPDELMREVEAWIEAEMHRLDPSAYESPRAAL, from the coding sequence ATGTATATCGTTAACCTGCTTCGCGCTGTTTTGCACCTCCTGTTCATGGCCATCACGGTGATCCCCTGGGCCACGGCGGTGGTGGTGGCCGCGCCGTTCATGAACAGCACCAAGGTCTACTGGATGTGCGCGCGCTGGCTCAAGCTGGCCGTGGACGGCGGCACCGTGATTCTGGGGATCAAAAACAAGGTCATCGGTTTTGAGAATTTGCCAACCGACGCCAAGGCGCCGGCGGTGTTGTTGGTTAAGCACCAGTCGCTGTGGGAAACGTTTTGCATGGCGGCCTTGATGCCCCACCCGCTGGCCTTCGTGTTCAAGAAAGAGCTGTTGAAGGTACCGTTTTTTGGCTGGGCCATGGCCCGCATGGACATGATCCACATCGACCGGGCCGACGGTGCGCGCGCCTTTGTCAAGGTGGTACAACAAGGCCAGCGTCTGCTCGACCAGGGCACCTGGGTCATCATGTTCCCAGAGGGTACCCGCATCGACCGGGGCCAAAAAGGCAACTACAAAAGCGGCGGCACGCGCCTGGCGATCCGCACCGGTGCGCCCGTGATTCCGATCGCGGTGACGTCGGCCAAGTGCTGGCCGCGCAAGGCCTTTGTCAAAAAGCCCGGGGTGGTGGAATTTTCCATTGGCAAGCCCATCCCCAGTGCGGGCCGGGAGCCCGATGAGCTGATGCGCGAGGTTGAGGCCTGGATCGAAGCGGAAATGCACCGACTGGATCCGAGTGCGTATGAATCCCCCCGCGCCGCTCTGTAG
- the gmhB gene encoding D-glycero-beta-D-manno-heptose 1,7-bisphosphate 7-phosphatase has translation MKLLILDRDGTLNRSRDDYVASPDEWEALPGALEAVARLNQGGWRVVIATNQSGIGRGLFDMASLNAIHAKMHRQLAAVGGRLEAVFFCPHAPEDGCHCRKPEPGLFEQIGQRFGVPLADVRVAGNALRHVQAGAAAGCATHLLLTGQSEHLREVDDAAIDAPPSTQVHEDLSAFADWLLAQDAATAAAGAP, from the coding sequence ATGAAATTGCTCATCCTCGACCGAGACGGCACGCTCAACCGCAGCCGCGATGATTATGTGGCGTCGCCCGACGAGTGGGAGGCTTTGCCCGGCGCGCTGGAAGCGGTGGCACGGCTCAACCAGGGCGGCTGGCGGGTGGTGATCGCCACCAACCAGAGCGGGATCGGTCGGGGGCTTTTCGACATGGCCTCTTTGAACGCGATCCATGCCAAGATGCACCGCCAGCTGGCTGCGGTGGGCGGTCGACTGGAAGCGGTGTTTTTCTGCCCCCATGCCCCCGAAGACGGCTGCCATTGCCGCAAGCCCGAGCCCGGTCTCTTCGAGCAGATCGGGCAGCGTTTTGGGGTACCGCTGGCAGATGTGCGGGTGGCGGGCAATGCGCTGCGCCATGTCCAAGCCGGGGCTGCGGCGGGCTGTGCCACCCATTTGTTGTTGACAGGGCAATCCGAACACCTGCGCGAAGTCGACGATGCCGCCATCGATGCGCCGCCCAGCACCCAGGTGCACGAAGACCTTTCGGCGTTTGCCGACTGGTTGCTGGCTCAGGATGCTGCAACCGCAGCCGCAGGGGCCCCTTGA
- the glyS gene encoding glycine--tRNA ligase subunit beta, with the protein MTTQNLLVELFVEELPPKALKKLGDAFATVLADQLKSQGLASAEAVVTAFASPRRLAVHVTAVAERAADKAVSQKLMPVSVGLDANGQATPALLKRLGALGADASVVPSLKRAQDGKAEALFYDSIAPGVALAPGLQKALDEALAKLPIPKVMSYQLETDCEMPGWSSVQFVRPAHGLVALHGSAVVPLKVLGLTSGNSTHGHRFEAAVDPVVLKDADSYAATLLKDGAVIASFEERKAEIARQLAAAAAKVGGGCKPIEDEALLDEVTALVERPNVLICAFEKEFLDVPQECLILTMKANQKYFPLLDTQGKLTHQFLVVSNISPADASAVIQGNERVVRPRLADAKFFFDQDRKKTLASRVESLGKVVYHNKLGTQGERVERVRAIAKAIGQQLGGDVLAQSADTTAQLAKTDLLTDMVGEFPELQGIMGGYYARHDGLTEDIAFAIEDHYKPRFAGDELPRNTTGLVVALADKLETLVGMFGIGNLPTGDKDPFALRRHALGVVRILIERGLPLNLSELVAAALKAFGALVPNPAKTQELVLPFVYERIAGYLRDLGYSAQEVDAVIAVHPAWGDMVRCLDAVRSFVSLPEAPALAAANKRIGNILKKSEGEGEGAAVDAGLFVEAAEQNLFAAMQATVPGANAQFDAGDYTASLQALAALRGPVDAFFDGVMVNADDAALKANRLGLLKSLHEAMNRVADLSRLVA; encoded by the coding sequence ATGACGACCCAAAACCTGCTTGTAGAACTGTTTGTCGAAGAGCTGCCCCCCAAGGCGCTCAAGAAGCTGGGCGACGCGTTTGCCACCGTGCTGGCCGACCAGCTCAAATCCCAAGGCCTGGCCAGCGCCGAAGCGGTGGTGACCGCCTTCGCCTCGCCGCGCCGCCTGGCTGTGCACGTGACCGCGGTGGCCGAGCGCGCAGCCGACAAAGCCGTTTCACAAAAACTCATGCCCGTGAGCGTGGGCCTGGATGCCAATGGTCAGGCCACACCTGCGCTGCTCAAGCGCCTGGGCGCGCTCGGCGCAGACGCGTCGGTGGTGCCCAGCCTGAAGCGCGCGCAAGACGGCAAAGCCGAAGCCCTTTTTTACGACAGCATCGCGCCTGGTGTGGCGCTCGCCCCTGGTCTGCAAAAAGCGCTGGACGAGGCGCTGGCCAAGCTGCCGATCCCCAAGGTCATGAGCTATCAGCTGGAAACCGACTGCGAGATGCCCGGCTGGAGCAGTGTTCAGTTTGTGCGCCCGGCGCACGGCCTGGTGGCCTTGCATGGCAGTGCCGTGGTGCCGTTGAAGGTGCTGGGCCTGACTTCGGGCAACAGCACCCACGGCCACCGCTTCGAGGCCGCGGTGGACCCCGTGGTGTTGAAAGACGCCGACAGCTACGCCGCTACGCTGCTGAAGGACGGCGCAGTGATCGCCTCGTTTGAAGAGCGCAAGGCCGAAATCGCACGCCAGCTCGCCGCGGCCGCCGCCAAGGTGGGTGGTGGATGCAAACCGATTGAAGACGAAGCCCTCCTCGACGAAGTGACGGCCCTGGTCGAGCGCCCCAATGTGTTGATTTGTGCGTTCGAAAAAGAATTCCTGGATGTGCCGCAGGAATGCCTGATCTTGACGATGAAGGCCAACCAGAAATACTTTCCACTGCTGGATACGCAGGGCAAGCTGACCCACCAATTTTTGGTGGTCAGCAACATCAGCCCGGCCGACGCCAGCGCTGTGATTCAGGGCAACGAGCGCGTGGTGCGCCCGCGCCTGGCCGACGCCAAATTCTTCTTTGATCAGGACCGCAAGAAGACGCTGGCCTCCCGCGTGGAAAGCCTTGGGAAAGTGGTGTACCACAACAAATTGGGTACCCAGGGCGAGCGGGTTGAGCGTGTGCGCGCCATTGCCAAGGCCATTGGCCAGCAACTTGGCGGCGATGTGTTGGCCCAAAGCGCCGACACCACAGCACAACTGGCGAAGACCGACTTGCTGACCGACATGGTGGGCGAGTTCCCCGAGTTGCAAGGCATCATGGGCGGCTACTACGCGCGCCACGATGGGCTCACCGAAGACATCGCTTTCGCCATCGAAGACCACTACAAGCCACGCTTCGCCGGCGACGAGTTGCCGCGCAACACGACCGGCTTGGTTGTGGCACTGGCCGACAAGCTGGAAACGCTGGTGGGCATGTTTGGTATTGGCAACTTGCCGACTGGCGACAAAGATCCGTTTGCGCTGCGCAGGCACGCTCTCGGCGTTGTGCGCATACTGATCGAACGCGGCTTGCCGCTGAATCTTTCCGAGCTGGTGGCCGCCGCCTTGAAAGCCTTCGGCGCCCTGGTGCCCAACCCTGCAAAGACCCAGGAACTGGTGCTGCCCTTTGTGTACGAGCGCATCGCGGGCTATCTGCGCGACTTGGGCTACAGCGCGCAAGAGGTCGATGCTGTGATCGCAGTCCATCCCGCTTGGGGCGACATGGTCCGCTGCCTTGACGCAGTGCGATCTTTTGTCTCGCTGCCAGAAGCGCCTGCCCTGGCTGCGGCCAACAAACGCATCGGCAACATTCTGAAAAAATCCGAAGGCGAAGGCGAAGGCGCTGCGGTGGATGCGGGCTTGTTCGTCGAAGCCGCCGAGCAGAATCTGTTTGCCGCCATGCAGGCGACCGTGCCCGGTGCCAATGCCCAGTTCGACGCAGGCGACTACACGGCCAGCCTGCAGGCGCTTGCCGCGCTGCGGGGTCCGGTCGATGCCTTCTTTGACGGTGTCATGGTCAACGCTGATGACGCGGCGCTCAAAGCCAACCGCCTGGGTCTGCTGAAGTCGCTGCACGAAGCGATGAACCGCGTGGCCGACCTCTCCCGTCTGGTGGCCTGA
- the glyQ gene encoding glycine--tRNA ligase subunit alpha has translation MLTFQQIILKLQSYWDAQGCALLQPIDMEVGAGTSHTATFLRALGPEPWKAAYVQPSRRPKDGRYGENPNRLQHYYQYQVVLKPAPANILELYLGSLEALGFDLKKNDIRFVEDDWENPTLGAWGLGWEVWLNGMEVTQFTYFQQVGGIDCKPATGEITYGLERLAMYLQGVDNVYDLVWTQRADGSKLSYGDVYLQNEKEQSAYNFEHADTDFLFHAFGEHEKQAKHLIEVQLALPAYEQVLKCAHSFNLLDARGAISVTERAAYMGRIRDLARKVARSYLDSRARLGFPMAPKAWSEEVLAEMAKAEQKKAA, from the coding sequence ATGTTGACCTTTCAGCAAATCATCTTGAAGCTGCAGTCCTATTGGGACGCACAAGGCTGTGCCTTGCTCCAGCCCATCGACATGGAGGTGGGCGCCGGCACCAGCCACACCGCCACTTTTCTGCGCGCGCTCGGCCCTGAGCCGTGGAAGGCCGCCTACGTGCAGCCCAGCCGCCGCCCCAAAGACGGCCGCTACGGCGAAAACCCCAACCGCCTGCAGCACTACTACCAATACCAGGTGGTGTTGAAGCCAGCGCCGGCCAACATCCTGGAGCTGTATCTGGGCTCGCTCGAAGCCTTGGGTTTTGACCTCAAGAAGAACGACATCCGCTTCGTGGAAGATGACTGGGAAAACCCCACGCTCGGCGCCTGGGGCCTGGGCTGGGAAGTCTGGCTCAACGGCATGGAAGTCACGCAATTCACCTACTTCCAGCAAGTGGGTGGTATCGACTGCAAACCCGCCACCGGTGAGATCACCTACGGCCTGGAACGCCTGGCCATGTATTTGCAAGGCGTGGACAATGTCTACGACTTGGTGTGGACCCAGCGTGCCGATGGCTCCAAGCTCAGCTACGGCGACGTCTACCTGCAAAACGAGAAAGAGCAGTCGGCCTACAACTTTGAACACGCCGATACCGATTTCCTGTTCCACGCTTTTGGCGAGCACGAAAAACAAGCCAAGCACCTGATCGAGGTGCAGCTGGCTTTGCCCGCCTATGAGCAAGTGCTCAAGTGCGCGCACAGCTTCAACCTGCTCGACGCCCGCGGGGCCATCAGCGTGACCGAGCGCGCTGCCTACATGGGGCGCATCCGCGATCTGGCTCGCAAAGTGGCCCGCAGCTACCTCGACAGCCGCGCCCGTCTGGGCTTCCCGATGGCCCCCAAAGCCTGGAGCGAAGAAGTGCTGGCCGAGATGGCCAAGGCCGAACAGAAGAAGGCCGCCTGA